The following are encoded in a window of Acropora muricata isolate sample 2 chromosome 6, ASM3666990v1, whole genome shotgun sequence genomic DNA:
- the LOC136920564 gene encoding G patch domain and ankyrin repeat-containing protein 1-like: protein MSFEYMLQRFVSPKESSNTSISSNKSSKCGEQGQMSGEEARTFYESVLSSSADRSAVILQHFKPDGNQKSKKREKEGGVQNMYGSCKIGTPDMCLHCNDDDGDSYKNEYREYDTRIKPLPVVSSSNQRSVHQFLKSAQDGKLRPMQELLSKHKLDIDVCDQFSWTALMCASHSGQLNVVEFLLEKGATWKTCKDSNGNTALDLARLANNFDVVDLLLGYEGNVQPKKMRTMKNETCPKRVKSWCSICEEQFSDSKKVHQGSTMHLFNTQRKPQRTFYYIPEENVGYQMMLKSGWNEDQGLGPEGIGRKFPIKTILKRDRQGLGKKGNEQARVTHFGPNDRSAVKRRKVNKKEKQRSHEPRKNSCKERIIKDKKEKNWERNMRLYMNSE from the exons ATGAGCTTTGAGTACATGCTACAAAGGTTTGTATCTCCAAAAGAAAGTAGCAATACGAGTATTTCGTCAAATAAATCGTCCAAATGCGGCGAACAGGGACAAATGTCCGGCGAGGAAGCAAGAACATTTTACGAAAGCGTCTTGTCTTCTTCCGCCGATCGTTCGGCTGTAATTTTACAACACTTTAAACCAGATGGAAATCAAAAGTCAAAGAAACGAGAGAAAGAAGGTGGAGTGCAAAATATGTATGGCTCTTGTAAAATTGGTACTCCAGACATGTGTCTCCAttgtaatgatgatgatggtgacaGTTATAAAAATGAATATCGTGAGTACGATACCAGAATTAAGCCGTTACCTGTTGTAAGTTCTTCAAATCAAAGGTCAGTGCACcagtttctcaaaagtgcgcAGGATGGAAAATTAAGACCTATGCAGGAACTTCTGTCAAAACACAAACTGGACATTGATGTGTGTGACCAATTTTCTTGGACAGCACTGATGTGTGCATCGCACAGTGGCCAATTAAACGTCGTTGAATTTCTGTTGGAGAAAGGAGCTACTTGGAAAACTTGCAAAGATTCAAATGGAAATACAGCATTGGATCTGGCAAGACTTGCCAATAATTTTGATGTGGTAGATTTACTTTTGGGATATGAAGGTAATGTTCAGCCCAAGAAGATGAGAACCATGAAAAATGAAACCTGCCCCAAGAGGGTGAAATCTTGGTGTTCAATTTGCGAGGAACAGTTTAGTGACAGCAAGAAGGTACACCAAGGCTCAACGATGCACTTGTTTAATACACAGAGGAAACCTCAAAGGACATTTTATTACATCCCTGAGGAAAATGTTGGCTATCAAATGATGTTAAAATCTGGTTGGAATGAGGATCAAG GTTTAGGGCCAGAAGGCATTGGGAGAAAATTTCCAATCAAGACAATCCTGAAAAGAGATCGCCAGGGATTAGGAAAGAAGGGAAATGAACAGGCAAGGGTGACACATTTTGGTCCTAATGATCGCAGTGCTGTGAAGAGGAGAAAAGTgaacaaaaaagagaaacagaGGAGTCATGAGCCAAGAAAAAACAGTTGCAAGGAAAGGATCATcaaagacaagaaagaaaaaaactgggaaAGAAACATGAGGCTTTATATGAACTCAGAATGA